A genomic window from Candidatus Kryptobacter tengchongensis includes:
- a CDS encoding Hemerythrin-like domain-containing protein — protein sequence MTATEQLKKEHRAIRLALFLLDICRSKIEKENIADIEKIEKLTEFFSVFADRCHHAKEENMLFPELEKAGIPREGGPIEVMLTEHELGRNYIKIIRESAQNYKTTHNNSALMKISEAIKGYVNLLEQHIYKENNVLFVIADMHLSLQKQKELFEKFEEFELNEIGKGKHEEFHRILDEIKSEFFGNSKILDVRDIPPVQRHDFILEEFNKLNPSESLILVNDHDPKPLYYQFQAEKEIKFEWEYTITGPTIWSVKITKKS from the coding sequence ATGACAGCAACAGAGCAACTTAAAAAAGAACATCGGGCAATTCGCTTGGCTTTGTTTTTGCTTGATATATGCAGAAGCAAAATTGAAAAAGAAAACATAGCAGATATTGAAAAAATTGAAAAATTAACCGAGTTTTTCTCGGTTTTTGCCGACAGATGCCATCACGCAAAAGAAGAGAATATGCTTTTCCCAGAACTTGAAAAAGCTGGTATCCCAAGGGAAGGGGGACCAATTGAGGTAATGTTAACTGAACATGAACTCGGTCGGAACTACATTAAAATAATCAGGGAATCGGCACAAAATTATAAAACGACTCATAACAATTCAGCACTTATGAAGATATCGGAAGCAATAAAAGGCTATGTCAATCTCCTTGAACAACACATTTATAAAGAAAATAATGTTTTATTTGTCATAGCGGATATGCATCTTTCACTTCAAAAACAAAAAGAATTATTTGAGAAGTTTGAGGAATTTGAATTGAATGAGATTGGCAAGGGGAAACATGAAGAATTTCACAGGATACTTGACGAAATAAAAAGTGAATTTTTCGGAAATTCAAAAATACTTGATGTGCGGGATATCCCACCAGTTCAAAGACATGATTTTATACTTGAAGAATTTAACAAATTAAATCCATCCGAAAGCCTCATCCTTGTGAACGACCATGACCCTAAACCTTTGTATTATCAATTCCAAGCTGAAAAAGAAATAAAATTTGAATGGGAATATACAATTACAGGTCCAACTATATGGAGTGTCAAAATAACAAAGAAAAGTTAA
- a CDS encoding aminopeptidase N — MKKTKSFIFFIIAFVLFLNLSFAQRPRFYYKSPTLPPEHPTRERTYDVLHIRIEVKLDEKQKTVDGKVTTKFVPLRPDFGVFELDAAEMKIKKIYLVNGKQLNFNFDSLAQKLKIYLDRTYSFRDTLSVVVEYFVSNPRKGLYFIQPDSAHPDKPYQIWSQGQPEDNHYWFPCYDFPNDKATSEVIATVNKNFTVVSNGKLVSVKEDKKRGLVTYHWFMDKPHSGYLISIVVGEYVKLQDYYLDIPLEYYVYKSNAKYANLSFEKTPEIMKFFSEKIGYKYPYNKYAQTIVEDFIYGGMENITATTLTSSTIHDERAHLDVSSDGLVAHEMAHQWWGDLLTCRSWEHAWLNEGFATYFTALYFEYAKGKDEFQYSIYNMQRTAKFADMSDKKPTVWNRYFDPTDLFGPHIYQRGGSILNMIRFILGDELFWKAMNYYAKKYEYQNVETEDLRIAIEEATGYNLKWFFDQWLYKAGYPIFEVKYDYDEVSKILTLTVEQIHPADSLTPEVFKTPVDVEITTEFESKTYKIFIDKRKQTFEFNIDSKPLMVIFDKGNWILKDLFFEKSKDELIYQALNAKDMIDRFWAVQELGKFINEQGVSEVMKKISANSKEFYAVRQEAINNLGKLKDESTARFLIDIFRNEKDSRVRRSVVEALKEFKFDFVSEFLNEVIKTDKSYYVIASAVNSLALIDSTNRMQVIKNALTMNSHQEVIRTTALRRLGDFKNTSYEKEAIEILKKYSIRGNHPSIRITAISTLSNFADKDQSIKDFVFSMVNTPEFFVRMVIYNVLGNIGDKKVLDYLKVAEKMEVDGRMLQTIWDAIARLKDKLGD, encoded by the coding sequence ATGAAAAAGACGAAAAGTTTCATCTTCTTTATTATTGCTTTTGTTTTATTTTTAAATTTATCATTCGCTCAACGTCCAAGATTTTATTACAAATCGCCAACCCTGCCACCCGAGCATCCGACAAGGGAAAGAACATATGATGTTTTGCATATAAGAATTGAGGTTAAACTTGACGAGAAGCAGAAAACAGTTGACGGAAAGGTTACGACAAAGTTTGTCCCGCTTCGTCCTGATTTTGGGGTTTTTGAGCTTGATGCAGCTGAAATGAAGATTAAAAAAATTTATTTGGTGAATGGGAAACAACTTAATTTCAATTTTGATTCGCTTGCTCAAAAATTGAAAATTTATCTTGATCGGACATATTCATTTAGAGATACCCTCTCCGTTGTTGTTGAATATTTTGTTTCAAATCCACGCAAAGGGTTATATTTTATCCAGCCAGATTCAGCCCATCCAGATAAACCTTATCAAATCTGGTCTCAAGGACAACCCGAAGATAATCATTATTGGTTTCCGTGCTATGATTTTCCAAATGATAAAGCTACAAGTGAGGTTATTGCAACTGTGAATAAAAATTTCACAGTTGTTTCAAATGGGAAACTTGTTTCTGTTAAGGAGGATAAAAAGAGAGGTTTGGTGACATATCACTGGTTCATGGATAAACCTCATTCAGGTTATCTAATTTCAATTGTCGTTGGTGAATATGTTAAGCTTCAGGATTATTACCTTGACATACCTCTTGAATATTATGTTTATAAATCAAACGCAAAGTATGCAAATCTTTCATTTGAGAAAACGCCTGAAATAATGAAATTCTTCTCGGAGAAAATTGGCTATAAATATCCTTACAACAAATATGCCCAAACCATAGTTGAGGATTTCATTTACGGTGGGATGGAAAATATAACAGCTACGACGCTTACAAGTTCAACAATTCACGATGAGAGGGCGCATCTTGATGTCTCAAGCGATGGTCTTGTTGCCCACGAGATGGCTCACCAATGGTGGGGTGATCTTTTGACATGTAGAAGTTGGGAACATGCGTGGCTAAATGAGGGGTTTGCAACTTATTTCACTGCGCTCTACTTTGAATATGCTAAGGGAAAGGATGAATTTCAATATAGCATTTACAACATGCAAAGGACGGCGAAATTTGCCGATATGAGCGATAAAAAACCAACTGTATGGAACAGGTATTTTGACCCAACTGATCTTTTCGGTCCTCACATATACCAGCGTGGCGGTTCAATTCTTAACATGATAAGATTTATCCTTGGTGATGAACTTTTCTGGAAAGCTATGAACTATTACGCAAAAAAATATGAGTATCAAAATGTTGAAACGGAAGATTTGAGGATTGCAATAGAGGAAGCAACTGGATACAATCTCAAATGGTTTTTTGATCAATGGCTTTACAAGGCAGGTTATCCGATCTTTGAGGTGAAATATGATTATGATGAAGTGAGCAAAATCCTTACTTTAACTGTTGAACAGATTCACCCTGCTGATTCACTTACGCCCGAGGTTTTCAAAACCCCTGTTGATGTTGAAATAACAACCGAATTTGAAAGCAAAACTTATAAAATTTTCATTGACAAGCGAAAACAAACTTTTGAATTTAACATTGACAGCAAGCCGTTGATGGTTATATTTGACAAAGGAAACTGGATTTTGAAAGATTTGTTCTTTGAGAAATCAAAAGATGAACTAATCTATCAGGCGTTAAATGCAAAAGATATGATTGATAGATTTTGGGCAGTTCAAGAACTCGGGAAATTTATAAATGAACAGGGCGTTTCAGAAGTGATGAAAAAAATCAGTGCAAATAGCAAAGAGTTTTATGCAGTAAGGCAAGAGGCGATAAATAACCTCGGTAAGTTAAAAGATGAAAGCACGGCAAGATTTTTGATTGATATATTCAGAAATGAGAAAGATTCAAGGGTTAGAAGAAGTGTTGTTGAAGCTTTGAAGGAATTTAAATTTGATTTTGTTTCAGAGTTTTTGAATGAAGTTATAAAAACCGATAAAAGTTATTATGTCATTGCATCTGCTGTTAATTCCCTTGCTTTGATAGATTCAACGAATAGAATGCAGGTTATAAAGAACGCTTTAACTATGAATTCGCATCAAGAAGTTATAAGAACAACTGCTTTAAGAAGGCTGGGCGATTTTAAAAATACCTCATATGAGAAAGAGGCAATTGAAATTCTTAAAAAATATTCAATCCGTGGTAATCATCCATCTATTAGGATAACTGCAATTTCAACACTTTCAAATTTTGCTGATAAAGATCAAAGCATAAAAGATTTTGTTTTCAGTATGGTAAATACACCTGAATTTTTTGTTAGGATGGTTATTTACAATGTTTTAGGGAACATAGGCGATAAAAAGGTTCTGGATTATCTAAAAGTCGCAGAGAAAATGGAAGTTGACGGCAGGATGCTTCAAACGATATGGGATGCAATTGCAAGATTGAAAGATAAATTGGGGGATTAA